The proteins below are encoded in one region of Streptomyces ficellus:
- a CDS encoding amino acid permease translates to MSRTSAPADSTPVDPAPADAPLSHGLKQRHLSMIALGGVIGAGLFVGSGTAIAAAGPSIVIAYALSGALVMLVMRMLGEMSAANPASGSFSVHAERAIGPWAGFTAGWSFWFLLCVAVGLEGIGAAKIMTGWFPGTPEWAWVALFMVVFCATNLAAVKNFGEFEFWFAALKVGAIVVFLGIGALAIAGLLPGTDSPGTANLTDHGGFLPSGSEGLIVGLLASVFAYGGLETVTIAAAESEHPVQGVAKAVRTAMWRIGVFYIGSMAVVVTLLPWTDEAVAEKGPYVATLEHLDIPYAGQIMNVVVLVALLSAMNANIYGASRMANSLVARGQGPKALGRISGGVPRIAVLMSSVIGFVCVLLSYWRPNDVFLWLLNMIGAIILVVWIFIAVSQLVLRRRTERETPEKLVVRMWAYPYLTYAALAGMAAVFVLMAREEGTRHQLYATGALTLALAVAGYVLQVTRKESGKV, encoded by the coding sequence ATGTCTCGGACCTCCGCGCCCGCCGACTCGACGCCGGTCGATCCGGCGCCGGCCGACGCGCCGCTCTCCCACGGCCTCAAGCAACGCCATCTGTCGATGATCGCCCTCGGTGGGGTCATCGGCGCCGGTCTGTTCGTCGGCTCGGGTACCGCCATCGCGGCCGCCGGACCCTCGATCGTCATCGCGTACGCCCTCTCCGGCGCGCTCGTGATGCTGGTGATGCGCATGCTGGGCGAGATGTCGGCGGCCAACCCGGCATCCGGCTCCTTCTCGGTGCACGCCGAGCGGGCCATCGGACCCTGGGCGGGCTTCACGGCGGGCTGGTCGTTCTGGTTCCTGCTGTGCGTGGCCGTGGGCCTGGAGGGCATCGGCGCCGCCAAGATCATGACGGGCTGGTTCCCGGGAACGCCCGAGTGGGCCTGGGTGGCGCTGTTCATGGTGGTCTTCTGCGCCACCAACCTCGCGGCCGTGAAGAACTTCGGCGAGTTCGAGTTCTGGTTCGCCGCCCTCAAGGTCGGCGCGATCGTCGTCTTCCTCGGCATCGGCGCGCTGGCCATCGCGGGCCTGCTGCCCGGCACGGACTCCCCCGGCACGGCGAACCTCACCGACCACGGCGGTTTCCTGCCCAGCGGGTCCGAGGGCCTGATAGTCGGCCTGCTCGCGTCCGTCTTCGCGTACGGCGGTCTGGAGACGGTCACGATCGCGGCGGCCGAGTCGGAGCACCCGGTGCAGGGCGTCGCCAAGGCCGTCCGTACGGCGATGTGGCGGATCGGCGTCTTCTACATCGGCTCGATGGCCGTGGTGGTCACGCTGCTGCCGTGGACCGACGAGGCGGTCGCCGAGAAGGGCCCGTACGTCGCCACGCTGGAACACCTGGACATCCCGTACGCCGGCCAGATCATGAACGTCGTGGTGCTGGTCGCCCTGCTGTCCGCGATGAACGCCAACATCTACGGCGCCTCCCGCATGGCCAACTCGCTGGTGGCCCGCGGGCAGGGCCCGAAGGCCCTCGGCAGGATCTCCGGCGGCGTGCCGCGCATCGCGGTCCTGATGTCGTCGGTGATCGGCTTCGTGTGCGTGCTGCTCAGCTACTGGCGCCCCAACGACGTCTTCCTGTGGCTGCTCAACATGATCGGCGCGATCATCCTGGTCGTCTGGATCTTCATCGCGGTCTCGCAGCTCGTGCTGCGCCGCCGGACGGAGCGCGAGACGCCCGAGAAGCTGGTCGTGCGGATGTGGGCCTACCCGTACCTGACGTACGCGGCGCTGGCGGGCATGGCGGCGGTCTTCGTGCTGATGGCCCGCGAGGAGGGGACGCGGCACCAGCTGTACGCCACGGGCGCGCTGACGCTGGCGCTCGCGGTGGCCGGCTACGTGCTCCAGGTGACCCGCAAGGAGTCCGGCAAGGTCTGA
- a CDS encoding amino acid permease codes for MHDAPSPPLAPAPEPLSHGLKQRHLTMLGLGGVIGAGLFVGSGAGIAVAGPGIVLSYLIAGALAMLVMRMLGEMSAAMPASGAFSVHAERALGRWAGFSVGWLYWFLLVVVLAVEATGAARIANGWVPGVPQWAWVLVFMVVFTVANLAAVKNFGEFEFWFAALKVGAIVLFLVLGVLAIGGWLPDTAPVGLANLTGQGGFLPNGWDGVVSGVLAVVFAFGGLEVVTIAAAESQDPARNVARAVRSAVWRILLFYVGSMLVIVTLLPWTSMVPGQSPYVAVLDAIGVPGAGQIMNVVVFVALLSALNANLYGSSRMVFSLAERGEAPKGLLAVSSGGVPRRAVLASVAFGFVSVLLNLKWPDSVFLYMLNAVGAVLLFVWGLIAVSQLRLRRRIEREAPERLTLPMWGFPWLTWAALAAMAAVLVLMLLDDGSRPQVLWSAAATGLVLAVAGLREWRTCRS; via the coding sequence ATGCACGACGCCCCGTCCCCGCCGCTCGCCCCGGCGCCCGAGCCCCTGTCGCACGGGCTGAAGCAGCGGCATCTGACGATGCTCGGCCTGGGCGGGGTGATCGGTGCCGGGCTGTTCGTGGGCTCGGGCGCCGGGATCGCGGTCGCCGGGCCGGGCATCGTGCTGTCGTACCTGATCGCGGGCGCGCTGGCGATGCTGGTGATGCGGATGCTCGGGGAGATGTCGGCGGCGATGCCCGCGTCGGGCGCCTTCTCGGTGCACGCCGAGCGGGCGCTCGGCCGGTGGGCGGGGTTCTCGGTCGGCTGGCTGTACTGGTTCCTGCTGGTGGTCGTGCTGGCGGTGGAGGCGACGGGTGCGGCGCGGATCGCCAACGGCTGGGTGCCGGGGGTTCCGCAGTGGGCCTGGGTGCTGGTGTTCATGGTGGTGTTCACGGTCGCCAACCTGGCGGCGGTGAAGAACTTCGGTGAGTTCGAGTTCTGGTTCGCGGCGCTGAAGGTCGGCGCGATCGTGCTGTTCCTGGTCCTCGGTGTGCTGGCGATCGGCGGGTGGCTGCCGGACACCGCGCCGGTGGGGCTCGCGAACCTGACCGGCCAGGGCGGGTTCCTGCCCAACGGCTGGGACGGGGTGGTCTCCGGCGTCCTCGCGGTGGTGTTCGCGTTCGGCGGGCTGGAGGTCGTGACGATCGCCGCCGCCGAGTCGCAGGACCCGGCGCGCAACGTGGCGCGGGCGGTGCGCAGCGCGGTGTGGCGCATCCTCCTCTTCTACGTCGGTTCGATGCTGGTCATCGTGACGCTGCTGCCGTGGACGTCGATGGTGCCGGGGCAGAGCCCCTACGTGGCGGTGCTGGACGCGATCGGGGTGCCGGGGGCGGGCCAGATCATGAACGTCGTGGTGTTCGTGGCGCTGCTGTCGGCGCTCAACGCCAATCTGTACGGCTCGTCGCGGATGGTGTTCTCGCTGGCGGAGCGTGGCGAGGCGCCGAAGGGGCTGCTCGCGGTGTCCAGCGGCGGGGTGCCGCGCCGGGCGGTGCTGGCGTCGGTGGCGTTCGGCTTCGTGTCCGTACTGCTGAATCTGAAGTGGCCGGACTCGGTGTTCCTCTACATGCTGAACGCGGTCGGGGCTGTGCTGCTGTTCGTGTGGGGCCTGATCGCGGTGTCGCAGCTGCGGCTGCGGCGGCGGATCGAGCGCGAGGCGCCCGAGCGGCTGACGCTGCCCATGTGGGGCTTCCCGTGGCTGACGTGGGCGGCGCTGGCGGCGATGGCGGCGGTCCTGGTGCTGATGCTGCTGGACGACGGGTCGCGGCCGCAGGTCCTGTGGTCGGCGGCGGCGACCGGGCTGGTGCTGGCGGTGGCGGGGCTGCGGGAGTGGCGCACGTGCCGCTCGTGA
- a CDS encoding biotin transporter BioY, translating into MSTAAAPVRHGVVLADLLPSSRVRDIALVAGGAVLTGIAAQISVPVPGSPVPVSGQTFAALLVGTALGARRGFLSLALYTVAGVAGMPWFAQATSGYGMPSFGYILGMLLAATVVGALARRGADRSVARTAATMALGSLIIYAVGVPYLALATGMTLSQAVAAGLTPFLLGDALKAALAMGLLPTAWKVLGRKG; encoded by the coding sequence ATGAGCACAGCCGCCGCCCCCGTCCGCCACGGAGTGGTCCTCGCCGACCTGCTGCCGTCCAGCCGCGTCCGCGACATCGCGCTCGTCGCCGGCGGCGCCGTGCTCACCGGTATCGCCGCCCAGATCTCCGTGCCGGTCCCCGGCTCGCCCGTCCCGGTCTCCGGCCAGACGTTCGCCGCCCTGCTCGTCGGCACCGCCCTCGGCGCCCGCCGCGGCTTCCTGTCCCTCGCGCTGTACACGGTCGCGGGCGTGGCCGGCATGCCGTGGTTCGCCCAGGCCACGTCCGGGTACGGCATGCCCTCCTTCGGCTACATCCTCGGCATGCTGCTCGCCGCCACCGTCGTGGGCGCCCTCGCCCGGCGCGGCGCCGACCGCTCCGTGGCGCGCACGGCCGCCACCATGGCGCTCGGTTCCCTCATCATCTACGCGGTCGGCGTGCCCTACCTGGCCCTGGCGACCGGGATGACGCTCTCCCAGGCCGTGGCCGCGGGCCTGACGCCCTTCCTCCTCGGCGACGCGCTCAAGGCGGCGCTGGCGATGGGCCTGCTGCCCACGGCGTGGAAGGTCCTCGGCCGCAAGGGCTGA
- a CDS encoding amino acid permease — protein MTTQSTLQKEGGAAGEPGTPQPSDGLKAGLKNRHLSMIAIGGVIGAGLFVGSSGGIAKAGPAILVSYLLVGAMVVFVMRMLGEMAAASPNSGSFSAYADRALGRWAGFSIGWLYWFFWVVVLAVEATAGAVILEGWIPAVPQWAWALIVMVVLTATNLASVSSYGEFEFWFAGIKVVAIGAFVVIGLLAVFGFLPGSDNPGAGFAHLTDAGGFMPNGAGAILTGVLMVVFSFMGSEIVTLAAGESEDPRRAVTKATNSVIWRIAVFYLGSIFVVLTLLPWNDKSIVEKGSYVAALDSIGIAHAGQIMNVIVLTAVLSCLNSGLYTASRMAFSLGERGDAPKAFAKANAKGVPTAAILASVAFGFVAVYFNYAFKDTVFDFLLSSSGAVALFVWLVICFTQLRMRGILMREAPEKVTVKMWLFPYLTWATAAMIVFVLVYMVFDKDNREVVLLSTLVAAVVVAVGVALDRARRAKARVSA, from the coding sequence ATGACGACGCAGTCGACCCTCCAGAAGGAAGGCGGAGCAGCCGGGGAACCCGGTACTCCGCAGCCTTCAGACGGTCTCAAGGCCGGACTGAAGAACCGCCACCTTTCCATGATCGCCATTGGTGGAGTGATCGGCGCCGGCCTGTTCGTCGGGTCCTCCGGCGGCATCGCCAAGGCCGGTCCCGCCATCCTCGTGTCGTACCTGCTCGTCGGCGCGATGGTCGTGTTCGTGATGCGGATGCTGGGCGAGATGGCGGCCGCGAGCCCGAACTCGGGCTCGTTCTCCGCGTACGCGGACCGCGCGCTCGGCCGCTGGGCGGGCTTCTCCATCGGCTGGCTGTACTGGTTCTTTTGGGTCGTGGTGCTGGCGGTCGAGGCGACCGCGGGTGCCGTGATCCTGGAGGGGTGGATACCGGCCGTTCCGCAGTGGGCCTGGGCGCTGATCGTGATGGTGGTCCTGACGGCCACCAACCTCGCCTCGGTCTCGTCGTACGGCGAGTTCGAGTTCTGGTTCGCGGGCATCAAGGTCGTCGCCATCGGCGCGTTCGTCGTCATCGGCCTGCTGGCCGTGTTCGGCTTCCTGCCGGGCTCGGACAACCCGGGTGCGGGCTTCGCGCACCTCACGGACGCCGGCGGGTTCATGCCGAACGGCGCGGGCGCCATCCTGACCGGTGTCCTGATGGTCGTCTTCTCCTTCATGGGCAGTGAGATCGTCACGCTGGCCGCCGGCGAGTCCGAGGACCCGCGCCGCGCGGTCACCAAGGCGACGAACAGCGTGATCTGGCGCATCGCCGTGTTCTACCTGGGCTCGATCTTCGTCGTGCTGACGCTGCTGCCGTGGAACGACAAGTCGATCGTGGAGAAGGGCTCGTACGTCGCCGCCCTGGACTCGATCGGCATCGCGCACGCCGGCCAGATCATGAACGTGATCGTGCTGACGGCCGTGCTGTCCTGCCTGAACTCGGGCCTGTACACCGCTTCCCGCATGGCGTTCTCGCTGGGTGAGCGCGGTGACGCGCCGAAGGCCTTCGCCAAGGCCAACGCCAAGGGCGTGCCGACCGCTGCCATCCTGGCCTCGGTGGCGTTCGGCTTCGTGGCCGTCTACTTCAACTACGCGTTCAAGGACACGGTCTTCGACTTCCTGCTCAGTTCGTCCGGCGCGGTCGCCCTGTTCGTGTGGCTGGTCATCTGCTTCACCCAGCTCCGGATGCGCGGGATCCTGATGCGCGAGGCGCCCGAGAAGGTGACGGTGAAGATGTGGCTCTTCCCGTACCTGACGTGGGCGACCGCCGCCATGATCGTCTTCGTGCTGGTGTACATGGTGTTCGACAAGGACAACCGTGAGGTCGTGCTGCTGTCGACGCTGGTCGCGGCCGTCGTGGTGGCCGTCGGTGTGGCCCTCGACCGCGCCCGCAGGGCCAAGGCGCGCGTCTCCGCCTGA
- a CDS encoding ribose-5-phosphate isomerase, whose translation MRVYLGSDHAGFELKNHLVEWLKAHGHEPVDCGPHIYDAQDDYPPFCLRAAEKTAADPDSLGIVIGGSGNGEQIAANKVKGVRAALAWSEQTAALGREHNNANVVAIGGRMHTVEESTKFVETFLNTPYSGEERHTRRIEMLSAYETTGDLPPIPPHHPQA comes from the coding sequence ATGCGCGTGTACCTCGGCTCCGACCATGCCGGCTTCGAACTCAAGAACCACCTCGTCGAGTGGCTCAAGGCCCACGGCCACGAGCCCGTCGACTGCGGTCCCCACATCTACGACGCCCAGGACGACTACCCGCCGTTCTGCCTCCGCGCGGCCGAGAAGACCGCGGCCGACCCGGACAGCCTGGGCATCGTGATCGGCGGCTCCGGCAACGGCGAGCAGATCGCCGCGAACAAGGTGAAGGGCGTGCGGGCGGCGCTCGCCTGGAGCGAGCAGACGGCGGCGCTGGGCCGCGAGCACAACAACGCCAACGTCGTCGCGATCGGCGGGCGGATGCACACGGTGGAGGAGTCCACGAAGTTCGTGGAGACCTTCCTGAACACCCCGTACTCGGGTGAGGAGCGTCACACGCGCCGCATCGAGATGCTCTCGGCCTACGAGACCACCGGCGACCTCCCCCCCATCCCGCCCCACCACCCCCAGGCCTGA
- a CDS encoding Fpg/Nei family DNA glycosylase: MPEGHTIHRLAEEHLTRFAGQPVRVTSPQGKFSDSAALLDGRVLDGVDAHGKHLFLGFEDTGWVHIHLGLFGKVGFGDVPAPPPTDTVRLRIAGDGAYMDLRGPTTCALITEPEKRAIHERLGPDPLRDGDDPDKAWRRICRSRTTVAALLMDQKVIAGVGNVYRAEVLFRHGIDPYRQGKDLTRAEWDAMWADLVALMREGVRNNRIDTVRPEHTPEAMGRPPRVDDHGGEVYVYRRANLPCHVCGGDIRTAGLAARNLFWCPGCQKP, encoded by the coding sequence ATGCCCGAAGGGCATACGATCCACCGCCTCGCCGAGGAGCACCTGACCCGCTTCGCCGGCCAGCCCGTCCGCGTCACCAGCCCCCAGGGCAAGTTCTCCGACAGCGCCGCCCTCCTCGACGGCCGGGTGCTCGACGGCGTGGACGCCCACGGCAAGCACCTGTTCCTCGGCTTCGAGGACACCGGCTGGGTCCACATCCACCTCGGGCTGTTCGGCAAGGTGGGGTTCGGGGACGTCCCCGCGCCGCCGCCCACCGACACGGTGCGGCTGCGGATCGCCGGCGACGGCGCGTACATGGACCTGCGCGGGCCCACCACCTGCGCACTGATCACCGAGCCGGAGAAGCGCGCGATACACGAGCGGCTCGGCCCCGACCCGCTCCGGGACGGCGACGACCCGGACAAGGCGTGGCGGCGGATCTGCCGGAGCCGTACCACCGTCGCCGCCCTGCTCATGGACCAGAAGGTCATCGCGGGCGTCGGCAACGTCTACCGTGCCGAGGTCCTCTTCCGGCACGGCATCGACCCCTACCGGCAGGGGAAGGACCTCACGCGGGCCGAGTGGGACGCGATGTGGGCCGACCTCGTGGCGCTGATGCGCGAGGGCGTGCGCAACAACCGCATCGACACCGTGCGCCCCGAGCACACCCCCGAGGCGATGGGCCGCCCGCCGCGCGTCGACGACCACGGGGGAGAGGTGTACGTGTACCGCAGGGCCAACCTGCCCTGCCACGTCTGCGGCGGCGACATCCGTACCGCCGGACTCGCCGCCCGCAACCTGTTCTGGTGCCCCGGCTGTCAGAAGCCGTGA
- a CDS encoding GNAT family N-acetyltransferase — translation MTTDLRVLRPAEWDHWYGQLETAFGGLPDSPQERALWQALTECERSIGIWDGSVCVGTAGAFSFLLSVPGGALVPAAGVTMVGVVPTHRRRGILASMMRRQLDDVFARGESLAVLTASEPAIYGRFGYGVATRKLRAEIDTDRVRLSVPDGTDDVALRLVAPADASAACEAVYARLVSERPGMLARRPGWEALPLLDPPGSRDGASRLQCVLAERDGEVVGFALYSTKVEWEPAGPKGAVRLRHMGALDPAGYAAVWRFLCGIDLTSTLQVHNRPVDDPWQHLVSDIRRCDLRELDALHVRLVDVRAALEARTYQAPVDVVLDVEDAFCPWNTGRWRLSGDAKGAVCSRTDDAADLALSVRELGAAYLGGSSLASLAGAGLVREVRRGALAEASLAFGSTLAPWLPHGF, via the coding sequence ATGACGACAGACCTACGCGTGCTGCGGCCGGCCGAATGGGACCACTGGTACGGGCAGTTGGAGACGGCGTTCGGGGGTCTGCCGGACTCGCCCCAGGAGCGCGCGCTGTGGCAGGCGCTCACCGAGTGCGAGCGCTCGATCGGTATCTGGGACGGGTCGGTCTGCGTGGGTACGGCCGGGGCGTTCTCCTTCCTGCTGTCGGTGCCGGGCGGTGCCCTGGTGCCCGCGGCGGGCGTGACGATGGTCGGTGTGGTGCCGACGCACCGGCGCCGCGGGATCCTCGCGTCGATGATGCGGCGCCAGCTCGACGACGTCTTCGCGCGGGGCGAGTCCCTGGCCGTGCTGACGGCGTCGGAACCGGCCATCTACGGTCGCTTCGGCTACGGCGTCGCCACCCGGAAGCTGCGCGCGGAGATCGACACGGACCGGGTGCGGCTGTCCGTACCCGACGGGACGGATGACGTAGCCCTGCGGCTCGTGGCGCCCGCCGACGCGAGCGCGGCGTGCGAGGCGGTGTACGCGCGGCTGGTGTCCGAGCGGCCCGGGATGCTCGCCCGCCGCCCCGGCTGGGAGGCGTTGCCGCTGCTGGACCCGCCCGGCAGCCGGGACGGCGCGTCGCGGCTCCAGTGCGTGCTGGCCGAGCGGGACGGCGAGGTCGTCGGGTTCGCCCTGTACAGCACCAAGGTGGAGTGGGAACCGGCCGGGCCGAAGGGCGCGGTGCGGCTGCGGCACATGGGGGCGCTGGACCCGGCCGGGTACGCGGCGGTGTGGCGGTTCCTGTGCGGCATCGACCTGACGTCCACGCTCCAGGTCCACAACCGGCCGGTGGACGACCCCTGGCAGCACCTGGTCTCCGACATCCGCCGCTGCGACCTGCGCGAGCTGGACGCGCTGCACGTGCGCCTGGTGGACGTGCGCGCGGCGCTGGAGGCGCGCACCTACCAGGCCCCGGTGGACGTGGTCCTGGACGTGGAGGACGCCTTCTGCCCCTGGAACACCGGGCGTTGGCGCCTGTCGGGCGACGCGAAGGGCGCGGTGTGCTCCCGTACGGACGACGCCGCGGACCTCGCCCTGTCGGTACGGGAGCTGGGCGCGGCGTACCTGGGCGGGTCGTCCCTGGCGTCACTGGCGGGCGCCGGCCTCGTGCGGGAGGTGCGGCGGGGCGCCCTCGCCGAGGCGTCGCTGGCCTTCGGCTCCACCCTCGCGCCCTGGCTTCCTCACGGCTTCTGA
- a CDS encoding PP2C family protein-serine/threonine phosphatase, with product MARSARVDAYLARMRKSARRVKVGLRKSGVDYFRGDGSDWIALVGLLLTVPAITFLTITTPVWAAPSALVLPIVAGGLLLRPASLLALYAAAAGALIVESAVLGPYPGAAGRVTPGTVLVVAACGLFGLLIAQFRARVGVPWRRGGTMLFDLRERIRVQSALPRLPKGWHQEMALRPAGGQSFSGDFVVAARTQGGRSLEVVLTDVSGKGMDAGSRALLLSGAFGGLLGSLPPHGFLPAANGYLLRQDWDEGFATSIHLVLDLESGDYELLSAGHLPALQLHAGSGRWEEKAGEGPLLGVYDGAEFHPVKGSLRPGDVLMLFTDGLVEAADRDIAEGIDRLTGEADRYVSSGFQGSAWHLIEACAKDVNDDRALLLITRDA from the coding sequence ATGGCCCGTAGCGCACGAGTGGACGCGTACCTGGCCCGGATGCGGAAGTCCGCCCGCCGGGTCAAGGTCGGGCTGCGCAAATCCGGCGTCGACTACTTCCGCGGCGACGGCTCCGACTGGATCGCCCTGGTGGGCCTGCTGCTCACGGTCCCCGCGATCACGTTCCTCACCATCACCACCCCCGTCTGGGCGGCCCCCTCCGCGCTGGTCCTGCCCATCGTGGCGGGCGGCCTGCTGCTGCGCCCGGCGAGCCTGCTGGCCCTGTACGCGGCGGCCGCCGGCGCCCTGATCGTCGAGTCGGCCGTGCTCGGCCCGTACCCCGGGGCCGCCGGCCGGGTCACGCCCGGCACGGTCCTGGTGGTGGCCGCGTGCGGGCTGTTCGGTCTGCTGATCGCCCAGTTCCGGGCCCGGGTCGGCGTGCCGTGGCGGCGCGGCGGGACCATGCTGTTCGACCTGCGGGAACGCATCCGGGTGCAGAGCGCCCTGCCGCGGCTGCCGAAGGGCTGGCACCAGGAGATGGCGCTGCGCCCCGCGGGCGGCCAGTCCTTCTCGGGCGACTTCGTCGTCGCGGCCAGGACGCAGGGCGGCCGCTCCCTGGAGGTCGTCCTGACCGACGTGTCCGGCAAGGGCATGGACGCGGGTTCCCGCGCGCTGCTGCTGTCCGGGGCGTTCGGCGGGCTGCTCGGCTCGCTGCCGCCGCACGGCTTCCTGCCGGCGGCCAACGGCTACCTGCTGCGCCAGGACTGGGACGAGGGCTTCGCGACCTCCATCCACCTGGTGCTGGACCTGGAGTCCGGGGACTACGAGCTGCTGTCCGCGGGTCACCTCCCGGCGCTCCAGTTGCACGCGGGCAGCGGCCGGTGGGAGGAGAAGGCGGGGGAGGGCCCGCTGCTGGGGGTGTACGACGGCGCAGAGTTCCACCCGGTCAAGGGGTCGCTGCGGCCGGGGGACGTCCTGATGCTGTTCACCGACGGCCTGGTGGAGGCGGCGGACCGGGACATCGCCGAGGGCATCGACCGGCTCACCGGCGAGGCCGACCGGTACGTCTCCTCCGGCTTCCAGGGCTCCGCCTGGCACCTGATCGAGGCGTGCGCCAAGGACGTCAACGACGACCGGGCGCTATTGCTCATCACCCGTGACGCGTAG
- a CDS encoding HD domain-containing protein: MTYLSLDEVEALAREAHAGQTDKAGRPYAEHLEAVAEGVRARGGGDEQVAAAWLHDAVEDDRLPEAWLMEAALPRAVKDMVLALTKRPGEDLEAYTARVLAVPGARLVKEADLAHNADPGRLAVLDEATRNRLRAKYARTRALLGLSGG, encoded by the coding sequence ATGACGTACCTGTCGCTGGACGAGGTCGAGGCGCTGGCGCGGGAGGCGCACGCCGGGCAGACCGACAAGGCGGGCCGCCCGTACGCCGAGCACCTCGAGGCGGTGGCCGAGGGGGTCCGGGCGCGGGGCGGCGGGGACGAGCAGGTCGCCGCGGCCTGGCTGCACGACGCGGTGGAGGACGACCGGCTGCCGGAGGCCTGGCTCATGGAGGCCGCGCTGCCGCGGGCCGTCAAGGACATGGTGCTGGCGCTCACCAAGCGGCCGGGCGAGGACCTGGAGGCGTACACCGCCCGGGTGCTGGCGGTGCCGGGCGCCCGTCTGGTCAAGGAGGCCGACCTGGCCCACAACGCGGATCCGGGCCGCCTCGCCGTGCTGGACGAGGCGACCCGGAACCGGCTCAGGGCCAAGTACGCGAGGACGCGGGCGCTGCTGGGGCTCAGCGGCGGCTGA
- a CDS encoding acyltransferase family protein, producing the protein MFQAPHGNQQTLLPPVGEPETTTSPRPAGADRPGRDAFFDNAKYLAIVLVAMAHAWEPVMDGSRAARALYMFVYTFHMPAFIVISGYFSRSFTGRPHQLKRLVSGIVVPYLVFEVAYSLYRRWAGGTPDQAISLTDPIYLTWFLIALFVWRLTTPLWRSIRHPLPVALVIAALGSLTPGIGQDLDLQRILQFLPFFVLGLSLKPEHFELLRRRAVRLAALPVALGALAFTYWIAPDIRMGWFYRSTSAEELDAPWWAGPVMTFALFGCALVLTAAFLAWVPRRRTWFTVLGAGTICGYLLHGFLVKGMDYWALVPAYQLDTPLGRIVVTLVAATTVTLMCTPPVRRALRWVTEPNMDWAFRRDAAELSRR; encoded by the coding sequence ATGTTCCAGGCTCCGCATGGAAATCAGCAGACCCTGCTCCCACCGGTCGGGGAGCCCGAGACCACCACGAGCCCCCGCCCGGCCGGGGCGGACAGACCAGGCCGGGACGCCTTCTTCGACAACGCCAAGTACCTGGCGATCGTGCTCGTCGCCATGGCGCACGCGTGGGAGCCCGTCATGGACGGCAGCAGGGCGGCCAGGGCGCTCTACATGTTCGTCTACACCTTCCACATGCCGGCGTTCATCGTGATCTCCGGGTACTTCTCGCGGAGCTTCACCGGACGGCCCCACCAGCTGAAACGGCTGGTCAGCGGGATCGTGGTGCCGTACCTGGTGTTCGAGGTGGCGTACTCGCTCTACCGGCGCTGGGCCGGCGGCACCCCCGACCAGGCCATCAGCCTCACCGACCCGATCTACCTCACCTGGTTCCTGATCGCGCTGTTCGTCTGGCGGCTGACCACCCCCCTGTGGCGCTCGATCCGGCATCCGCTGCCCGTCGCCCTGGTCATCGCCGCGCTGGGCTCGCTCACTCCGGGCATCGGCCAGGACCTGGACCTCCAGCGCATCCTCCAGTTCCTGCCGTTCTTCGTGCTGGGCCTGTCCCTGAAGCCCGAGCACTTCGAACTCCTGCGGCGGCGCGCCGTCCGGCTGGCCGCCCTGCCCGTCGCCCTGGGCGCCCTGGCCTTCACGTACTGGATCGCACCGGACATCCGGATGGGCTGGTTCTACCGCTCGACCAGCGCCGAGGAGCTGGACGCGCCCTGGTGGGCGGGTCCGGTCATGACGTTCGCGCTGTTCGGCTGCGCCCTGGTGCTCACCGCGGCCTTCCTCGCCTGGGTGCCGCGCCGGCGGACCTGGTTCACCGTGCTCGGCGCGGGCACCATCTGCGGCTACCTGCTGCACGGGTTCCTGGTGAAGGGCATGGACTACTGGGCGCTCGTCCCCGCCTACCAGCTCGACACGCCCCTCGGGCGGATCGTCGTCACCCTGGTCGCCGCCACCACGGTCACCCTGATGTGCACCCCGCCGGTGCGGCGCGCCCTGCGCTGGGTGACGGAACCGAACATGGACTGGGCGTTCCGCCGCGACGCGGCCGAACTCAGCCGCCGCTGA